The following proteins are co-located in the Callithrix jacchus isolate 240 chromosome 10, calJac240_pri, whole genome shotgun sequence genome:
- the LOC100401751 gene encoding olfactory receptor 52N4, whose amino-acid sequence MLTLNKTDLIPASFILSGVPGLEDTQLWISFPFCSMYVVAMVGNCGLFYLIRYEDALHKPMYYFLAMLSFTDIVMCSSTIPKALCIFWFHLKDIGFDECLVQMFFIHTFTGMESGVLMLMALDRYVAICYPLRYSTILTNPLITKVGLATFLRGVLLIIPFTLLTKRLPYCRGNIIPHTYCDHMSVAKLSCGNVKVNAIYGLMVALLIGGFDILCITASYTMILRAVVSLSSADARQKAFNTCSAHICAIVFSYTPAFFSFFSHRFGEHTIPASCHIIVANIYLLLPPTMNPIVYGVKTKQIQDCVIRILSGSKDTKSYSM is encoded by the coding sequence ATGCTAACACTGAATAAAACGGACCTAATACCAGCTTCATTTATTCTGAGTGGAGTCCCAGGCCTGGAGGACACACAGCTCTGGATTTCCTTCCCATTCTGCTCTATGTATGTTGTGGCTATGGTAGGCAACTGTGGACTCTTCTACCTCATTCGCTACGAGGATGCCCTGCACAAACCCATGTACTACTTCTTGGCCATGCTTTCCTTTACTGACATTGTCATGTGTTCTAGTACAATCCCTAAAGCCCTCTGCATCTTCTGGTTTCACCTCAAAGACATTGGATTTGATGAATGCCTTGTCCAGATGTTCTTCATCCACACCTTCACAGGGATGGAGTCTGGGGTGCTTATGCTTATGGCCCTGGATCGCTATGTGGCCATCTGCTACCCCTTACGCTATTCAACCATCCTCACCAATCCTCTCATCACAAAGGTTGGGCTTGCCACCTTCCTGAGAGGGGTACTACTCATTATTCCCTTTACTCTCCTCACCAAGCGCCTGCCCTACTGCAGAGGCAATATAATTCCCCATACCTACTGTGACCACATGTCTGTAGCCAAATTGTCCTGTGGTAATGTCAAGGTCAATGCCATCTACGGTTTGATGGTTGCCCTCCTGATTGGGGGCTTTGACATACTGTGCATCACAGCCTCCTATACCATGATTCTCCGGGCAGTGGTCAGCCTCTCCTCAGCAGATGCTAGACAGAAGGCCTTTAATACCTGCAGTGCCCACATTTGTGCCATTGTTTTCTCCTATACTCcagctttcttctccttcttttcccaCCGCTTTGGGGAACACACAATCCCAGCTTCTTGCCACATCATTGTAGCCAATATTTATCTGCTCCTACCTCCCACTATGAACCCTATTGTCTATGGGGTGAAAACCAAACAGATACAAGACTGTGTCATAAGGATCCTTTCGGGTTCTAAGGATACCAAATCCTATAGCATGTGA